In the Methylomonas rhizoryzae genome, one interval contains:
- the rpoH gene encoding RNA polymerase sigma factor RpoH produces MNMLALPVNLTVGTFDSYLALIARVPKLSAEQEYDLAVRYRDDGDLSAARELVMSNLRFVAHVARGYAGYGLPMADIVQEGNVGLMKAVKRFDPDMGVRLVSFAVHWIKAEIHEYVIKNWRIVKVATTKAQRKLFFNLRKLKKDLNHLSPADAAAIAENLDVGVDVVYEMERRMDGADVALEPGAEDEDDRQVAPIAYLEQQNADPALLLENSDWQERKEDILVNAMAELDDRSRDILVSRWLSEEKATLHDLADRYQVSAERIRQLEQSAMKKLKAVMVLAA; encoded by the coding sequence ATGAATATGTTGGCTTTACCGGTGAATTTGACGGTTGGGACGTTCGACAGTTATTTGGCTCTGATTGCGCGTGTGCCGAAATTGTCGGCCGAGCAAGAATACGATTTGGCGGTTCGCTACCGGGACGATGGCGATTTGAGCGCTGCTCGAGAGTTGGTGATGTCTAATCTGCGCTTTGTGGCCCACGTCGCCAGAGGGTATGCCGGATACGGTTTGCCTATGGCGGACATCGTTCAAGAGGGCAACGTCGGCTTGATGAAAGCGGTTAAGCGCTTCGATCCGGATATGGGGGTGCGCTTGGTGTCGTTCGCCGTACATTGGATTAAGGCCGAGATACACGAATACGTGATAAAAAATTGGCGTATTGTCAAGGTGGCTACGACTAAAGCTCAGCGTAAGTTGTTCTTCAACTTGAGAAAGTTGAAAAAGGATCTGAATCATTTATCGCCGGCCGATGCCGCTGCGATTGCCGAAAATCTGGACGTCGGTGTCGACGTGGTTTACGAAATGGAGAGACGTATGGACGGAGCGGACGTCGCTCTGGAACCCGGCGCCGAAGACGAAGACGACCGCCAAGTCGCGCCTATCGCGTACTTGGAACAACAAAACGCCGACCCGGCTTTGTTGTTGGAAAACAGCGATTGGCAAGAGCGCAAGGAAGACATTTTGGTTAATGCGATGGCCGAACTGGACGACAGAAGCCGCGATATTTTAGTCAGCCGCTGGTTGTCGGAAGAAAAAGCCACGTTGCACGACTTGGCCGATCGTTACCAGGTGTCGGCGGAACGTATCCGGCAACTGGAGCAAAGCGCAATGAAAAAACTCAAAGCGGTCATGGTGTTGGCCGCATAA
- a CDS encoding SUMF1/EgtB/PvdO family nonheme iron enzyme — protein sequence MNSYGRLCYTAPVAQFQPNTFGLFDVLGNVWEWTDN from the coding sequence CTGAATAGTTACGGACGGCTTTGCTATACCGCACCGGTCGCGCAATTCCAACCGAACACCTTTGGTCTGTTCGACGTGTTGGGCAATGTCTGGGAATGGACGGACAATTGA
- the truB gene encoding tRNA pseudouridine(55) synthase TruB, protein MAKRKSGRDVHGIVLLDKRLGVSSNKALQEVRVLYNANKAGHTGSLDPLATGLLPLCFGEATKVSGLMLDDDKRYHVTMRLGVLTDTGDSEGSVLETKPVPEISEFGLQACLQGFVGRIEQVPPMYSALKLNGRKLYELAREGKTVARAPRLISIQAIELLAFSGDSISLDVRCSKGTYIRSLVEDIGSALGTCATVTALRRTAAGRFALEQAYTLEQLQAMSEQALTACLLPPDLPLSDLPAVALSPEQSVCIVHGQAIRLSGHPPGSVRMYGPHAFLGLGEILLNDKLAPRKLFNLQGHSADRA, encoded by the coding sequence ATGGCTAAACGTAAATCCGGGCGCGATGTGCACGGCATCGTGTTGCTCGATAAACGGCTAGGCGTTTCGTCCAACAAAGCCTTGCAGGAAGTCAGGGTCTTGTATAACGCCAACAAGGCCGGGCATACCGGCAGTCTGGATCCTTTGGCTACCGGTTTGTTGCCCTTGTGTTTCGGCGAGGCCACTAAAGTTTCCGGTTTGATGTTGGACGACGACAAGCGTTACCACGTCACCATGCGTTTAGGCGTTTTGACCGACACTGGCGACAGCGAGGGGAGCGTGCTCGAAACCAAGCCGGTGCCGGAGATTAGCGAATTCGGATTGCAGGCTTGTTTACAAGGCTTTGTCGGCCGAATAGAGCAAGTACCGCCTATGTATTCCGCCTTGAAATTGAACGGACGCAAGCTGTACGAGCTGGCGCGGGAAGGTAAAACCGTAGCCCGCGCGCCGCGGCTCATCTCGATTCAAGCCATCGAATTATTGGCATTTTCCGGCGACTCGATCAGCCTCGACGTGCGTTGCTCCAAAGGCACTTATATCCGGTCGTTGGTAGAAGACATCGGCTCGGCGTTAGGGACTTGCGCGACGGTCACGGCCTTGAGGCGCACGGCGGCCGGCCGGTTTGCACTGGAGCAGGCCTACACGCTGGAGCAATTGCAGGCCATGAGCGAACAGGCGTTGACGGCGTGCTTGTTGCCGCCCGATTTACCGCTGAGCGATCTGCCGGCGGTGGCGCTGTCACCGGAACAATCCGTTTGTATCGTGCACGGCCAAGCCATCCGGCTGAGCGGCCATCCGCCCGGCTCGGTCCGCATGTACGGCCCGCATGCCTTTTTAGGGTTGGGAGAAATTCTATTGAATGATAAACTAGCCCCCAGAAAGCTGTTTAACCTGCAGGGTCACAGCGCTGATCGGGCATAA
- a CDS encoding 2-isopropylmalate synthase, which produces MKDRLIIFDTTLRDGEQSPGASMTRDEKVRIARALERMKVDVIEAGFPAASQGDFEAVQAVADAIKDSTVCGLARALDKDIDRAGEALKGAKSSRIHTFIATSPIHMAKKLNMQPDQVIEYAVRAVKRARQYTDNVEFSPEDAGRSEEDFLCRILEAVIDAGASTLNIPDTVGYSMPQQFGATIANLIKRIPNSDKAIFSVHCHNDLGLAVANSLSAVMNGARQVECTINGLGERAGNASLEEIVMAVRTRQDFFPCDTGLDAREIVTCSKLVSGITGFPVQPNKAIVGANAFAHESGIHQDGVLKNRETYEIMRAEDVGWTTNRMVLGKHSGRNAFKTRMAELGVEFAGEAELNEAFYRFKQLADKKHDIFDEDLQALISEQSFEAEDERIKLVSLKVCSETGEVPNASVTVMLDGKELTGNAQGGGAVDASLKAIESLVNTGATLALYSVNNITTGTDAQGEVTVRLEKAGRIVNGLGADTDIVIASAKAYINAVNKLQSPDQRQHPQKADV; this is translated from the coding sequence ATGAAAGACAGATTGATTATTTTCGATACGACTTTGCGCGACGGCGAACAAAGCCCGGGTGCATCGATGACGCGCGACGAAAAAGTGCGAATTGCCAGAGCGCTGGAGCGGATGAAAGTCGATGTGATAGAAGCAGGCTTTCCGGCCGCCAGTCAGGGCGATTTCGAAGCGGTGCAGGCGGTGGCCGACGCGATCAAAGACAGTACCGTGTGCGGTTTGGCCAGAGCTTTAGACAAGGATATAGACCGGGCCGGCGAAGCCTTGAAAGGCGCCAAAAGTTCGCGCATCCATACCTTCATCGCGACTTCGCCTATCCATATGGCGAAAAAACTGAACATGCAGCCGGATCAGGTGATCGAGTATGCGGTGCGGGCGGTTAAGCGGGCGCGGCAATATACCGACAATGTGGAGTTTTCGCCGGAGGACGCCGGTCGTTCCGAAGAGGATTTTTTGTGCCGCATCCTGGAAGCTGTGATCGACGCCGGCGCCAGCACCTTGAATATTCCGGATACGGTGGGTTACAGCATGCCGCAACAGTTCGGCGCTACCATCGCGAATTTGATCAAACGCATCCCCAATTCCGACAAAGCCATCTTCTCGGTGCACTGCCATAACGATTTGGGTTTGGCGGTGGCCAATTCGCTGTCGGCGGTGATGAACGGCGCGCGGCAAGTGGAATGCACCATCAACGGTTTGGGTGAGCGGGCCGGTAACGCCTCGCTGGAGGAGATCGTCATGGCGGTGCGCACCCGGCAAGACTTCTTCCCGTGCGACACCGGCCTGGATGCGCGCGAGATCGTCACCTGTTCCAAGTTGGTATCCGGAATCACCGGCTTTCCTGTGCAGCCGAACAAAGCCATCGTCGGCGCCAACGCCTTCGCTCACGAGTCCGGCATACACCAGGACGGCGTGTTGAAGAACCGCGAGACTTACGAAATCATGCGGGCCGAAGACGTGGGCTGGACTACTAATCGGATGGTGCTGGGCAAGCATTCCGGGCGTAATGCGTTCAAAACCCGTATGGCCGAATTAGGCGTGGAGTTCGCCGGTGAGGCCGAACTGAACGAAGCATTTTACCGCTTCAAGCAATTGGCGGACAAAAAGCACGATATTTTCGACGAAGACTTGCAAGCCTTGATCTCCGAGCAAAGCTTCGAAGCCGAGGACGAACGTATCAAGCTGGTATCTTTGAAAGTGTGTTCGGAAACTGGCGAAGTACCTAACGCCAGCGTCACGGTGATGCTAGACGGCAAGGAACTGACCGGCAATGCGCAAGGCGGCGGGGCGGTGGACGCCAGCTTGAAAGCTATCGAAAGTTTGGTAAATACCGGTGCGACCCTGGCCCTGTATTCGGTCAACAACATTACCACCGGCACGGACGCGCAAGGCGAGGTGACCGTCCGTCTGGAAAAAGCCGGACGCATTGTCAACGGACTTGGCGCCGATACCGATATCGTCATTGCTTCCGCCAAGGCTTACATCAACGCCGTCAACAAACTGCAAAGTCCGGATCAACGCCAACATCCGCAAAAAGCCGACGTGTAA
- a CDS encoding TIGR01458 family HAD-type hydrolase produces the protein MLAFTEVRGMLFDLDGVFFVGCEAIPGGAELLVGLKARGIPYRFVTNTTTLSRANMAVKLQAMNLPIQAEEIISAPYAALLHLRRNGYRACQLLLADQVCKEFSEFSCDSEQPQAVVIGDIGSAWSYALLNQVFQRVMAGSELIALHKGKFWQTEAGLQLDIGAFVTGLEYATGKAATVIGKPSPAFFSAALAELDLPAHQVAMVGDDIDSDVGGAQQAGLKGMLVKTGKYREAYAQASGVTPDATLASIADLRTLI, from the coding sequence ATGCTGGCATTCACAGAAGTTCGCGGCATGCTATTCGATTTGGACGGCGTGTTTTTCGTCGGGTGCGAGGCGATACCGGGCGGCGCCGAGCTGCTGGTCGGTTTGAAGGCGCGCGGCATACCCTACCGTTTCGTCACTAATACCACCACGCTATCCAGAGCTAACATGGCGGTCAAGTTGCAAGCCATGAATTTGCCGATTCAAGCCGAGGAGATCATCAGCGCGCCTTACGCAGCCTTGCTGCATTTGCGCCGCAACGGCTACCGGGCCTGCCAATTGTTGCTGGCTGACCAGGTATGCAAGGAATTTAGTGAATTCAGTTGCGATAGCGAACAGCCGCAAGCTGTCGTGATCGGCGATATAGGTTCGGCCTGGAGCTATGCATTGCTCAATCAGGTGTTTCAGCGGGTGATGGCCGGCTCCGAGCTGATCGCCTTGCATAAAGGCAAGTTTTGGCAAACTGAAGCGGGTTTGCAGCTGGACATCGGCGCTTTCGTGACCGGTTTGGAATATGCGACCGGCAAGGCGGCAACCGTCATCGGCAAGCCTTCGCCCGCTTTTTTCTCAGCGGCACTGGCGGAGTTGGACTTGCCGGCGCATCAGGTAGCCATGGTAGGCGACGACATCGATTCGGACGTGGGCGGAGCGCAACAAGCCGGCTTGAAAGGGATGTTGGTCAAAACCGGGAAATACCGCGAGGCCTATGCCCAAGCGTCCGGCGTGACGCCGGATGCGACCCTGGCTTCGATTGCCGATTTGCGCACGCTGATCTAA
- the rimI gene encoding ribosomal protein S18-alanine N-acetyltransferase — protein MWKLLRRLKDAVVYDADREFYAKVFPDSVQNKDLLRLRKMEHGDLPTVLRIEALNYQFPWTEGVFKDCFRAMNYTNWVCELPNDLMVGYCIISVAAGEAHIMNISVNPEFQGQGAGRKMLDHLIEYARPRAQTLFLEVRPSNPRAIELYKKNGFREIGKRKDYYPAEGGREDALMFALELVPML, from the coding sequence ATGTGGAAGCTGTTGCGTAGATTGAAAGATGCCGTTGTTTACGATGCCGACCGGGAGTTTTACGCCAAAGTGTTTCCGGATTCGGTACAGAACAAAGATTTGCTGCGCTTGCGCAAGATGGAACATGGCGATCTGCCGACCGTGTTGCGGATAGAAGCGCTGAACTACCAGTTTCCCTGGACTGAAGGAGTCTTCAAGGACTGTTTTCGGGCGATGAACTACACCAACTGGGTGTGCGAATTGCCCAACGACTTGATGGTCGGCTACTGCATTATTTCGGTGGCGGCCGGCGAAGCGCACATCATGAATATCAGCGTTAACCCGGAGTTTCAAGGGCAAGGCGCCGGACGCAAGATGTTGGATCATTTGATCGAATATGCCAGACCGCGCGCGCAAACCCTGTTCCTGGAAGTCAGGCCCAGCAATCCCAGGGCTATCGAGTTGTATAAAAAAAACGGATTCCGGGAAATCGGCAAGCGCAAAGATTATTATCCGGCCGAAGGCGGGCGGGAAGACGCGCTGATGTTCGCGTTGGAACTGGTGCCGATGTTGTAA
- the rbfA gene encoding 30S ribosome-binding factor RbfA, protein MAREFGRSQRVASEMQKELALILQREVQDPRLGFITVNEVELSKDLAVAKIYFTVLNADSAGKQRNLEVLNEMAPFIRHELAKRMRLRHMSELHFHYDHSFDTGMRVDALLRETGVHSDAAGQAESASGPVAETDDEA, encoded by the coding sequence ATGGCGAGAGAGTTTGGTCGCAGCCAGCGGGTTGCGTCGGAAATGCAGAAGGAATTGGCTCTCATCTTGCAGCGAGAGGTGCAAGATCCGCGCTTGGGCTTTATTACCGTTAACGAAGTGGAATTATCCAAAGATTTAGCGGTGGCAAAAATCTATTTCACGGTGTTGAACGCCGATTCGGCTGGTAAACAACGTAATTTGGAAGTCCTGAACGAAATGGCACCGTTTATTCGGCACGAGTTGGCCAAGCGCATGCGGCTGCGGCATATGTCGGAATTACATTTTCATTACGATCATTCGTTCGATACCGGTATGCGGGTCGACGCATTGTTGCGGGAAACCGGAGTTCATTCCGACGCCGCCGGACAGGCGGAATCGGCATCCGGCCCAGTGGCGGAAACCGACGACGAGGCTTGA
- a CDS encoding uracil-DNA glycosylase has translation MDAAARLRYLQAMDIDVWVARHPPGVCGRLPSDDFADADGRQPVTTLADADVSGLVYPQTSALPVNPSPDAEAADERSELGQAEDADHDGCASTQELRGPGPENAAEAWQSLQHSVAVCRACALCETRTQTVFGVGNKQATWMLIGEAPGQNEDLQGEPFVGKAGQLLNEMLKAIGLQREQVYIANMLKCRPPNNRDPQAEEVAACHDFLQRQIQLLQPKILLAVGRIAAQNLLDTQQPLSRLRGKQYRLGDLPLVVVHHPAYLLRSPLEKAKAWEDLQFAWSVYQSL, from the coding sequence ATGGACGCCGCCGCTCGATTGCGTTATTTGCAAGCCATGGATATCGATGTCTGGGTGGCCAGACATCCTCCCGGCGTTTGCGGCCGGCTGCCGAGTGACGATTTTGCCGATGCGGACGGCCGGCAGCCGGTAACCACTTTAGCGGATGCGGATGTTTCCGGGTTGGTTTATCCGCAAACATCCGCACTTCCGGTAAACCCAAGCCCGGATGCTGAGGCAGCTGACGAAAGATCGGAGCTTGGTCAGGCAGAGGACGCAGACCATGACGGATGTGCATCTACCCAAGAGCTGCGTGGGCCTGGACCGGAAAACGCCGCCGAGGCATGGCAATCTTTGCAACACAGCGTTGCGGTGTGCCGGGCTTGTGCGCTGTGCGAAACCCGCACCCAGACCGTATTCGGAGTCGGTAACAAGCAGGCGACCTGGATGTTGATCGGCGAAGCGCCGGGGCAAAACGAAGATTTGCAAGGGGAACCTTTCGTCGGTAAAGCGGGGCAGTTGCTGAACGAAATGCTCAAAGCCATCGGATTGCAACGCGAGCAGGTGTACATCGCCAACATGCTGAAATGTCGGCCGCCGAACAATCGGGATCCGCAAGCCGAGGAGGTTGCTGCCTGCCACGATTTTTTGCAGCGGCAAATCCAATTATTGCAACCAAAAATCCTATTGGCCGTTGGCCGCATTGCTGCGCAGAATTTGCTCGACACGCAACAACCGCTGTCCCGTTTGCGCGGCAAACAGTATCGGCTGGGCGATTTGCCCTTGGTGGTGGTGCATCATCCGGCGTATTTGTTGCGTTCCCCCCTTGAAAAAGCCAAGGCTTGGGAGGATTTGCAGTTTGCTTGGTCCGTTTATCAATCCTTATAA
- the pnp gene encoding polyribonucleotide nucleotidyltransferase, translating into MNPIRKQFQYGDRLVTLETGEIARQANGAVMIDVEGTSLLVTVVGKKEGSGGDFFPLTVDYQEKAFAAGKIPGGFFKREGRPSENETLISRLIDRPIRPLFPEGFTNEVQIIATVVSLNPEVDTEVPAILGASAALAISGLPFKGPLGAACVGYIDDRYVLNPSLPQLKESRLRLMVAGTQQAVLMVESEADLLPEDVMLGAVLFGHEHMQTAIDAINALAAEVATPAMGWTSIETDAALKAAVANACAADIQAAYQIPEKLVRQDTLSGVRSVVVEKLSADGLYAEGDIRNVIEQLEYDIVRGAILRDRKRIDGRDLTTVRPISVRTGVLPRTHGSALFTRGETQALVVATLGTDRDAQIIDALAGEYKDTFLFHYNFPPFSVGETGRVGSPKRREIGHGRLAKRGVQAVLPTMGEFPYVLRVVSEITESNGSSSMASVCGSSLALMDAGVPLKAPVAGIAMGLIKEGEEFAVLSDILGDEDHLGDMDFKVAGSEHGVTALQMDIKIDGITPEIMQVALAQAKQGRLHILGEMNKALSSSREQMSDFAPRIISFKIDPAKIREVIGKGGVTIRAITEQTGASIDLNDDGVVNIASVDKAAGEEARRMIEEITAEVEVGKTYEGKVVRLMDFGAFVTILPGKDGLVHISQISDERVEKVSDKLSEGDIVRVKVLEIDRQGRVRLSMKDAETA; encoded by the coding sequence GTGAATCCAATCCGGAAGCAATTTCAATACGGCGATCGACTCGTCACGTTAGAAACCGGTGAAATAGCCCGCCAAGCCAACGGCGCGGTGATGATCGACGTAGAAGGCACCTCTCTTTTGGTCACCGTAGTCGGTAAAAAAGAAGGCAGCGGCGGCGATTTTTTCCCATTGACGGTGGACTATCAAGAAAAAGCCTTCGCCGCAGGTAAAATACCCGGCGGCTTTTTCAAGCGCGAAGGCCGTCCGAGCGAGAACGAAACTCTGATTTCGCGCCTGATCGACCGTCCGATTCGGCCGTTGTTTCCGGAAGGCTTCACCAACGAAGTTCAAATCATTGCCACCGTGGTGTCGTTGAACCCGGAAGTCGACACCGAGGTACCGGCTATCCTGGGCGCGTCTGCGGCATTGGCGATCTCCGGCCTGCCGTTCAAAGGGCCCTTGGGCGCGGCTTGCGTCGGTTACATCGACGACCGGTACGTACTGAACCCGAGCTTGCCGCAGCTGAAGGAATCTCGGTTGCGCTTGATGGTGGCCGGCACGCAACAAGCCGTGTTGATGGTGGAATCGGAAGCCGACTTGCTGCCCGAAGACGTGATGCTGGGCGCGGTGCTGTTCGGCCACGAACACATGCAGACGGCTATAGACGCGATCAACGCATTGGCCGCAGAAGTCGCCACGCCGGCTATGGGCTGGACCTCGATCGAAACTGATGCGGCACTGAAAGCCGCGGTGGCAAACGCCTGCGCCGCCGACATTCAAGCCGCCTACCAAATTCCCGAGAAACTGGTACGTCAGGATACCTTGAGCGGCGTTCGCAGTGTTGTGGTGGAAAAGCTGAGCGCGGACGGCTTGTATGCCGAAGGCGACATCCGCAACGTCATCGAACAGCTGGAATACGATATCGTGCGCGGTGCCATTTTGCGCGACCGCAAACGCATAGACGGCCGCGATTTGACCACCGTGCGGCCGATTAGCGTGCGCACCGGCGTGTTGCCGCGCACCCATGGCTCGGCATTGTTTACCCGCGGCGAAACTCAAGCCTTGGTCGTGGCCACCTTGGGTACCGACCGCGATGCGCAAATCATCGACGCCTTGGCCGGCGAATACAAAGATACTTTCCTGTTTCACTATAACTTTCCGCCGTTCAGCGTCGGCGAAACCGGCCGGGTCGGCTCGCCCAAACGCCGGGAAATCGGTCACGGCCGCCTGGCTAAACGCGGCGTGCAAGCCGTGTTGCCGACCATGGGCGAATTCCCTTACGTGCTTCGGGTGGTTTCGGAAATCACCGAATCCAACGGCTCAAGCTCCATGGCGTCGGTATGCGGCAGCAGCTTGGCTTTGATGGACGCCGGCGTGCCGTTGAAAGCGCCGGTAGCCGGCATCGCCATGGGCTTGATCAAGGAAGGCGAGGAATTCGCAGTGTTGTCCGATATTTTGGGTGACGAAGACCATCTGGGCGACATGGACTTCAAAGTGGCCGGCTCCGAACACGGCGTCACCGCGCTGCAAATGGACATCAAGATCGACGGCATCACCCCGGAAATCATGCAAGTGGCGCTGGCGCAAGCCAAACAAGGCCGCTTGCACATTTTGGGCGAAATGAACAAAGCCCTGTCCAGCTCGCGCGAACAAATGTCCGACTTCGCGCCGCGCATCATCAGCTTCAAAATCGATCCGGCCAAAATCCGCGAAGTGATCGGCAAAGGCGGGGTGACCATCCGCGCCATCACCGAGCAAACCGGTGCCAGCATCGATTTGAACGACGACGGCGTGGTCAATATCGCCTCGGTGGATAAAGCCGCCGGTGAAGAAGCCCGCCGCATGATCGAAGAAATCACCGCCGAAGTCGAAGTAGGCAAAACCTACGAAGGCAAGGTTGTGCGCTTGATGGACTTCGGCGCCTTCGTTACCATCCTGCCCGGCAAAGACGGCCTGGTGCACATCTCGCAAATCTCCGACGAGCGGGTGGAAAAAGTCAGCGACAAATTGTCCGAAGGCGACATCGTCCGCGTCAAAGTGCTGGAAATCGACCGCCAAGGCCGGGTGCGCTTGAGCATGAAGGATGCGGAAACGGCTTAA
- the rpsO gene encoding 30S ribosomal protein S15: MALTAEKKKQIVEAFRLSESDTGSTEVQVALLTENINQLSPHFATHKKDNHSRRGLLRMVNQRRKLLDYLKSTDMARYRSLIDRLGIRK, translated from the coding sequence ATGGCATTAACTGCAGAAAAGAAAAAACAGATCGTCGAAGCGTTCCGTTTGTCGGAATCCGACACCGGCTCCACCGAAGTGCAAGTTGCGCTGTTGACCGAAAACATCAACCAACTGAGCCCGCATTTCGCAACTCACAAAAAAGACAATCATTCCCGCCGCGGCCTGTTACGCATGGTTAACCAACGCCGCAAGTTGCTGGATTACTTGAAAAGCACCGACATGGCGCGTTACCGCTCCTTGATTGACCGTCTAGGCATCCGTAAATAA